One window of the Nocardia huaxiensis genome contains the following:
- a CDS encoding RNA polymerase sigma-70 factor: MDTSEHPTDPATEVFVAHRNLLFTVAYEMLGSAADAEDVLQETWLRWVEVDLSQVNDARAYLVRITTRQALNRLRTMNRRKESYVGPWLPEPLLTTPDVAENVELAESMSMALMLVLETLSPTERAVFVLREVFDLSHDEIAAAVDKTTAAVRQIAHRARKHVDARRPREVVSPSQAQAALDSFMQAIETGNPQGLLDLLAPNVVLMGDGGGIKRASLRPISGSDKVVRFILGGLRKAGDVAITIEQTVVNGNPALRVSLDGEFDGVMAFRYEDERIAGIYYVRNPEKLTRVDSETALTLG, encoded by the coding sequence GTGGACACCTCAGAGCACCCCACCGACCCGGCGACGGAGGTCTTCGTCGCCCATCGCAATCTGCTCTTCACCGTGGCCTACGAGATGCTCGGGTCCGCGGCCGACGCGGAGGACGTACTCCAGGAGACCTGGCTGCGCTGGGTCGAAGTGGACCTGTCGCAGGTGAACGACGCGCGCGCCTACCTGGTGCGGATCACGACCCGTCAGGCGCTGAACCGGCTGCGAACCATGAACCGGCGCAAGGAATCCTATGTCGGGCCCTGGCTGCCCGAACCCCTGCTCACCACTCCGGACGTGGCCGAGAACGTCGAGCTCGCCGAGAGCATGTCGATGGCTCTCATGCTGGTGCTCGAAACCCTGTCGCCGACCGAACGCGCCGTGTTCGTGCTGCGCGAGGTCTTCGACCTGAGTCATGACGAGATCGCCGCCGCGGTCGACAAGACCACGGCGGCCGTCCGCCAGATCGCGCACCGCGCCCGCAAACACGTCGACGCCCGCCGCCCCCGCGAGGTGGTGTCGCCGAGTCAGGCTCAGGCGGCGCTGGATTCGTTCATGCAGGCCATCGAGACCGGGAACCCGCAGGGCCTGCTCGACCTCCTCGCCCCGAACGTCGTGCTGATGGGCGACGGCGGCGGCATCAAACGCGCCTCGCTGCGGCCGATCAGCGGTTCGGACAAGGTCGTCCGCTTCATCCTCGGCGGCCTGCGCAAGGCCGGGGATGTCGCGATCACCATCGAGCAGACCGTGGTCAACGGCAATCCGGCGCTGCGGGTCAGCCTGGACGGCGAGTTCGACGGCGTCATGGCCTTCCGCTACGAGGACGAGCGCATCGCGGGCATCTACTACGTCCGCAATCCGGAGAAGCTCACCCGGGTGGACTCCGAAACCGCCCTCACTCTGGGCTGA